The following DNA comes from Sediminitomix flava.
ATGTTCAAGTTCTTCATTGGAATCTTTAATCTCTATCAGATTTTTGGCGCAATTTAGAGAATAAGTTAATAATTTCAAACACAGTGAACGAGAAATAGAAAATGAAAAATGCAATCGTAAACTGCAATTTCAAATCTGGAAATTTAAAGAAGTATAAAACGATCACAATCAATGAAAAAAACATTCGAAAGATCATTACTCCCATAAAATAATTTCCCAGCTCAAAGATACCTTGCTTACCTCCAGACATTGTCACAAAGTAAGATATCAACACCAAAAACACGTTAAATCCTAACGATGTAATCACCAAATGTAAGGGCATCTCCGCTATCTCCCACTCTCCGACTAAAAAACTTCCAACCGAAAAAAGTATTGTTAAGACGAATGTCCCAATTAGAAACACTTTGTTTTGTCCTAGCATTATCTCCACCTTTTAAACTTACTACTGCTTTTATTTTTCAGTACAAACTTAAGGCTTTCTTCTTAAGGCATAAAGTAATTCGAGCGTAATTTTCACATTTTTAGTTTAGGAAATGAAATTTTTTGGACTTTTTTTATGCTAAAGAATTGAAAAAAATTCACAAGAATTTAATATTATTTGCTAATGCAGCTTAAAATCAGCTTAATATGAGCTTTTTATCTTTCTTCTATTTTTTGCGTCTTTTCCCCCAATTTTTAAGGTCTTTCACAATTTTCTTCAAATTTTCCTTCTTACCTGGATGATAAAAAATATGTTCATCAAAGGCCGGAAGTAATTTTGCATTGGTTTCATGACCGAAAATAACTTGAAAGAAAAAATGACCTTTATCACGTCGATCTCTAATTTCTAAAGACAGTTTTGGATCAAGCTGTGGCATATCTCCATCCGTCAACAATAAAACATCAGCAGATTTGTACGGTTTCTCAGCTAAAAGGTCTAAGCTTTTACGGATTGCTTTTGAAGTATCTGTTCCTCCTGCAAACGACATTTTTAAAAACTCAATCAATTCTTGTAAGGAATGCTGGAATTGGGTTAACTCTAAAGTTTGAATCTCTTTTGAGAATGAAATCAAAAAACACTTTCTATTCTCCCTCAGTGCAACTTTCAACAAGCCAAAACATAAAACTTTAGCTGTTTTTTCAGCTACACCCCACATAGAAGCACTTGTATCAACACAAATAATTATTGGACCTTTTCTATTTTCATCTCCTTCACCACTTTTTTTCTTCTTTTCGTCTTCTGTCTTTAGCTTATCTTTCCCTGTTAATTGAAAAGTTTGAAGTTTCTTTTCTGCATATTTTTGAAAAAAGATAGTCGAAGTTTTCTCCTCGCTCAACAGTGATAGTTCAATAGGAAGTACATATGACAGTTCATTACTTTCATGCACTCCAACTACTTCTTCTTTTCTTGAATAACTTATTTGGATTTTTTCTTTAACAACACCCTCCAGATCTTTATCCATCAACTCTTGTTCAGCCTTACGATACCTACCCAGAAGATCTGCTAATTCTTGTAATTCACCTTCATTTTCTAATAATTCATCGTAATGCTCCAACACTTTAAAACCAGTATCTCGCCATACACCTTTTGTCTTCCCTACAAGCTTACTGTAAGAATTTGTGAATGGATCTAGCATTTTTTCAAGCTTTAGATATTTCTCAACTTTCTTATTGAGACGCTTCATACGTTCTCTCTTCCCACCCTTATTGCTGTTTTTTTGTTTACCGAAAGTCAATTTTTTCGATAATGAAGACAGCATTCTTGAAACCTTATTTTTCTTTTGATTAGAGTTTTGAGACTTGGAAGATGACGAGCTAAAAGAAGCAGACTTTTTAATTTTAATCTGCTCCTCTAAAAACTTTATAAGGTCTAAAACCACCTCTTTCCTTAAAGCATCATGTTTTTTGAGTTGATCTTGAAGTCCTGGAGTATCCAATACTTCATGAACAATATCATAAAGCCAACTAAAATCTGAGGAATTCGATGTCTGTCGGTGAGTAATATTTTTTCCTTTAGCAACCCGTTCAAGATAAGCACATAAATTCTTTCGTTGTTTCCGACTACCCAAAGTGCCGAAAAGACGAAACATTTCGAGCTTTTCTTCTAAACGTTGGTCTATATCTTGGTCTTTACTTTCAAGCACATTATTTCAATTATCATAAAACAGAATACATAAAAACAATTACGAGCGATATGATGACTTCACCTTCTCGATCTTCAGCTTTCTTTCTAGAACAACTCTTAAAGTCTCATTCAGTGAATCGTGAAATAAATTTTGCGTCTGTTCATTCAAGAATAGACTGCCTACTACTTTCTCACTTGCTCGATAATCTGCAATTTGTTCAGCTACCTCATTTAGATAATTGAGTATTTGATTTGCCTCTTGATCGAATTCGGCCACCTTTTCTTGTGATATTTTTCGAATAACAAATCCTGTACGTTGCTGTTGTGAAGACTTCAGCTTAAACCTTCTATATGTATTATTGATACTCACCTCCACCTCATCGGCTGCGAGCTTACTGATAGAATATTTTTGAGATTGGGAAGATGCATTATAAAGGGACATGGTCGTAATTGCCCCTGATAAAATCTCAAAATCTTCTTTTAAAATGCGGTCAAAAGAACTATCGAAATTGCTAATTCGGTAATATCTCTCATCAAACAGTTCGGGTAAATACGCATTTAGCGTCTTTGCTTCTTTCGTTTCTTCCTCTACTTCTTCTTGAAACTCATCAATTTTATTTTTCAACGCATCAAGACTGAATTTTGTACTAAATCCATATTTTTGAATTGCTTCACCAACCCATCTTGCCACCAAATCCATTTGTACTGGGTTATTCCAAATACAATGCATCATCACAAAACAATCCATCAGATCAACTTCTTTCCGTCCATTTAAGAAAGCAGATGTTCGTATCAGACGAATGATTTTTCGCCATCTCCTATCAGAAACATAGATTATATCGTCATGATTAGCTTTTTGCTGAGACTCGGTATTATATGATTTGATGTACTTTCGGATGACTGAAATGACTTTACGAACTTCTTTGGGAACTTCTATTTCATCAATTAAAGCATCCCAATGTGCCAATTCTTCAACTGAAATTTGAAGATTTTGGTCTAGTTCTATATCCTCAGGAATAGTGGAAGTAATCATATCAAAGAAATGATCATCTTCTTGAATCCCATAAACATAATATCTCAATAAGAAACGATCCCACAACGCTTCGAGTCCTTCACCCCGCGCTGGAAGCTCATTGGACGCAGCAAGAAGACCTTGAAGTTTTACTTTAACTTCTTGTTCTCCATTTCTATAAAGTTTTTCATTGATGACTGTCAATAATGCATTTTGGATAGATGGCCCTGCTTTCCAGATTTCATCTAAAAATACAACAGAAGCTCCAGGCAAGTAATGATCGGTTAGTCTTTCAAACTTATCTTCCTTACTTAACTTGTGAATAGAAACAGGTCCAAATATTTCATCGGGAGTACTGAATCTATTCATTAAGTATTCAAAAGACTTTCCATCTTTGAAAGCATGCTTTAATCTCCTTGCTACCATACTTTTTGCTACACCCGGAGGGCCTAACATAAAAATACTTTCACCCGCAATTGCACTTAAAAAAGCTAACGCAATTACTTCTTCTCTTTCATAAAGACCTACACTCATTTCATTTAAGAGCTGTGAAGTCCTTACTTTTATAGAATTAAATTCGTTTGTAATCATTGTATCAATGCCAACACTTGGTCGTGTCGGGTACTTGGTTAGTAGTCTTTACGGTTACGCTGTTCTTACAGGGAAGAACTACCTTATAACAGATAGTGAGTTAGAGATGTTTAATATGAGTTATGGCATAAGCCGAATATTCCTTCTTTATTCTCCCCTACTACATATCAATATGATACAATTTTTTGATTTTTCAAAACAATTAATCGGTGGTGATTTTCCTCGAGTTCGACAAGAAATTTTGAGATAATTGAATCAAATACTGAAACTGATTCTCCACTAACATCACATCCGTCAAAAGATATTTTGTCTCTGTTTCTATTTGTCCTTCCTGAATTTCTTCAATTCGTTTATTAATCAACTCAGAATTTCTAGTAGATAATTTCTCAAGTTCTTCTATTTGAAAAGAGGTTTCATTTTCTCTAGAATGTGTTGAAATCAGATTCTTTTCTGCTTGGGTTAGAATTTTACTAATCTCTTTTCTCAAGTCTTTAAATTCTGGAAAAAGAAACTGTTGAGGTATCGTTTTACGATAGACAGCCAAAGTAGCTGTGTGTGCTGCAAATTCTTGACTGTAAATCACGAAGGAGTGAATATGTGTTTTATCTTTCTGATATCTTTTAGGCTCTGCCAACATACTTTGAAAAGAATCTACAAGGTTTGCATTTTCTATATATGCTTGCTTTCTCGCTAACTTAAAGTTGTTCTCATTATAGTCTTCACCCGTATAAATCTTCATCACCTCCATCAAATAGCTATGATTGGCTTTCAGAACGGCTTGAAGTTTCGTTTTAGAATTTTTGTATTCCCAATTTGGGAAAATCAAATAATTCGCGATCCATGCTAAAGAAGCCCCAACAAGGTTATCTACAATCCTAATCCATGCAATATCCATATCTCCTCCTTTCGAAAAAGAAAATAGAAGAATGGCATAAGGCGTAATAAACAGCACTCCAAGTCCATAATTAAAACTCAGAAGAGAAAACGTAGCTAGCGTGAAAGCAAACAGTAGTGTAAATGAAATAAATGAATTCGAGATAAATGGAAAAATCAGAAAACTGATTCCACCTCCAAAAATCGTCCCTAATGCTCTTTCAAAAACTCGTTGTTTGGTTGCGCTAAAACTTGGCTTTAGAATTACGACAATAGCCAATAAAGCCCAATACCCTTCTTGAACTCCTAAAAATCGGACAACAACAAAAGCCAAACTCACTGTTGCAGACATTCTGATTGCATGCCTGAAGTATGCAGATTCTAAACTAAGGTTATTCAGTAGTTTCTGTATAGAATAACTTGTAGGTGCGGTAAATGCTGAAAGCGTTAACTCTTTTGGCTGATCAATCTTCAGATCAACTGAAGGGTTACTGTATTTCCCTGTTCTTAGTAGTTTTCGATTAAGCCTAGAGAAGTTTCTAAGAATATTCTTAAGTGCCACTAAATGTCTGAATGGGTAATCTTCTACATGTAACTTAATGAGTTCATCTACTTCAGCTACCAATTCTTGTATTACTTCCTCCTGATCATTCGTACTTTTCCAACGCTCTCCTCTCTGAATATGATAGCCCATTTCTATCATTTGTTCTCCAATGGCATTGAAAACACCTCCAACTTTGCTCATCAAGCTTGAGGGCATTGAGTTATTCAATTCTTCATAGTCATAATGAATCACATTAGCCATCTCATACAGATCGACCACTCGCTTGAGTAGAATGACCATTGATCGACCTAAACGAGTTGTCCCCTGTAAAGCTGACCTTCTATTTAATAATAACTCTCTGACTTTATTCTGTTGCACCGAGACATTTAACTGCTGCTTAATCAGACTATCGGATAAAGAATCCGTAGCACCTACATGCCCGTAAAGTTTTGATTTCAGTTGAATATACTTTCCTGTTTCAAGATATGTAGCAGACAATTCGTTTTGAATCATCTGATAAGGTTTTACGCCCCAAAAAAGTAACGAAATAAAAGAATATCCTATTCCTCCTGCAAGTGTCCAAGAAGCAAAAAGAAAAGCCTCTAATGGTGTCCTTTCTACAGAAAATGAAAATGTAAGTGCAATCATAGTTGCTGTTCCTATCATTGCAGCTCTATTTCCATAGACTGAAATAATAGATAAGAAAAAGCATGCACAGACAATAAACAATAAAAGGGATATAAAATAGGGAGCTAAAAAGCTTCCAATGAAGGTTATCGCAAATACAAAAATATTCGCTACTAGAAGACCATTAAACTTTTCCTTGAAAGTTCCTGGAGAATCGGAAAGACCAAGACACATCGCTCCAACACCTGCTATCACCCCCGTACTGATATCTCCCAAAATAGCACCCAATATGATAGGTACAACTATCGCTATTGTCATTCTTAAACCCGACAATAGATAAGTCTTTCTCAAATATGATTTTAGATTTTTCACTTTCTCCTAATTCCTCTAGGTTATTTATGCTGTAAAACTAGTATATAAACAGTTATTATGGGAAAAATTAAAACAACAGTTCCTTATAATAAATAGAAATAAAAAAGGAAGGTTTTAAAATAACCTTCCTTTCTTTAAAAATAAAGTATGTTTTCTAAACTCTAGAATACTTCTCCAAAGTCAGCATATAAATTTCCTCCATTAGGTCCAAATCCATAATCAACACGAATGTTGGCAGGATCTTTCTTATTGATATTAAAACGAAGTCCTACACCAAAACTTGTTTCAAATCTTGAAGCAGAAATATCACCTAGTGTTTCAGCTACTTGCCCAACTCCAGCAAAAGCTACAGCACCCCATCTACCATAGATGTGTTGTCTCCACTCTGTTTGGAAAGCGATCATGTGATTATCTCTGAACTGACCGTAGTATGTTCCTCTCATCATTAGCTTTCCTCCCATCATCCCTACTTCTCTGAAAGGAGCATCTCCTGTCGTAAACTGCATAAGCGTATGCAATCCTAATACACTTTCACCATTAAAGAATGAGAAATACTTACGTCCATCAATTTTATACTGTCCATAAGTTTGAGTACTTCCGAAGTTTTCACTGTGCCAGTAAGATGATAATTCCAGATAAAAACCTTTAGATGGAGCTAAAACACTATTTCTAGTATCCCAAACCATGACTAAACCTAGACCTAAAGATGCGTTCTTTCCACTCGTATTTTCATCACCCATTCCTAGAATTCTATCGTAGTCTTCAAGAGCTTTAATCTCACTCCATACTTCTGGATCATCAAACCCGACATCCCACATGTTAAAGTATCTAGCTTGTGCACCTACAAAAAGTCCATTACCTAGACCTCTCATAAACGCTTGCTCTACATAAAACATTTTCCATTCCATTAATGCTGCAGAGTCTAATTGCGACTCTCCAAACCCATAAAACTTCTCAGGGAAATCTTTATATGAAATAAAGCCATTAAACATCCACTCTTCTCCAGGAAGAATAAAGTTGTTTTCAGCTCCAATATTCATTTGATTATTGAGCGTATAATTCCCCCACGCTCTATAAAATGATGGTCTTGTCTCTTCTCCTGCATTTGCAAACTTAAACTGTCTCAAAAACAAAGCACCAAATTCTACACTCGTTTCAGGAGTGTATGATGCATAAGGAAAAAAAGTACTTTTTGGCTCATACCCCGTTGTGTCTGTCAAAACTGTATCTGCCTCTTGAGCAAATAAGAATGATAGCGGAAGTAGAAGTAAAAAAAATAAATTAACTAGTCTTTTCATGGTCGTTTCTACATTTGTTCACCTCTTGTATCAAAGCAGTTTGTTTAAAGTCAACTCCTTTCATACGCATACATTTGACAAAAATATTAAACAAATTATAAAAAAAGTTATATTTCTGCATAAAAAAACTCCTAGAAAATCATATTCTAGGAGTTTTTTTCGAAGTTTAAATAAACTTTAAGAGAACTACTCTGCAGATGCTTCAGCAGTTTCTTCAACTTTCACTTCTTCTACGACAGTAGAATCTGCTACTGTAGAGTCAGCCACTGCGACAGCGGTAGAATCAACTACTGCAGAATCAACTGCTGCTACTTCAGCAACAGCTACTTCTTCTGTTGCCTCAGTTGTTGTTTCTTCTTTCTGTGTTTGAGCACACTGATAAAGACTTACTGTCATAAAAAATAAACACGCAATCGGGAAAAGTTGCTTTGTTCTCATGATACCTACTGAAAAAGTTAAAAGTTTGAGGGAAATTGTAATTATTCGTACTGAATTTAACTAGAATAGGACAAAAATCATAACGTTTTGTAATTTTTCTTAATTAAAATTCAATAATTCATCATTTTTTCACCTCATTTAAATCTTATAGAAATAAAAAATGGAAAATCAGGCTAAAAATTTAACCTAGATTTCAAATATCACGATTTAACCACTGATGTACCTCCTCGGCTAACTTTTCAACAGATTTATCTTTTACGAATAAACGGAAGTCTGATTTTGTATAAAAAGGCAGTCTTGCATTGTATTTTTCTTCTAAGGATTTTGAGACTGTCAAAAGGTCTTCTGCGTGACTTAACAATGGACGGGTACCTTTTTGGGATAATACTCTTTCCGCCAACTGCTCAATATCTGCATCAATAAATATTGAAATACCATTATTTTTGATAAAATCCATATTATCAAAAAAACATGGAGCTCCTCCTCCTGTTGCTATGACAGCATTGTCTACAAGATTGTCATGAAGGACTTTCTGTTCTACTTTTCTAAAATAGTCTTCACCTTCGGTCTCAAAAATCTGAGGAATTGTTCTATTTTCTACATTTTCAATCTCTGTATCTAGATCGACAAATGTGTAATTCAATTTTTCTGCTAATGCTTTACCCAAAGTAGATTTCCCACATCCTGGCATTCCTACCAAATATATCCTACGCTTACTCATCTATTCTTACTCTTGGATCTAAAAATGCATATAAAATATCTACGAATATATTTACCAATATAAATATTGTTCCAACCATAATCGTCGCCCCCATCACGATTGGTAAATCCATATTCTCAACAGCTTGAATGGTTTTATAACCGATCCCTTTCCATTTAAAAATGTACTCGATAAAAAATGCTCCTGCCATTAGAGAAGCTAACCAGCCTGTTACTGTAGTCAGTACTGGATTCAAAGCATTTCTTAAAGCATGTACAAATACGACTTTAATAAAACCAAGGCCTTTTGCTCTTGCCGTTCTTATATAATCCTGATTTAAAACTTCAAGTAAAGAGCTTCTTGTCATCTGTGTGATGATTGAAAGCGGTCTTATTCCTAAAGTAATCGCAGGTAAAATAATATTTTGAAGTTTCATCACTTTCTTTCCACTCGGAAGTGTTTCATACAATGAACCTGTCATTGACAAACCTGTAAAATCACCAAAGTAATAGCCGAAAGTAATCGAAATAATAATTGCAGAAACAAAGGTTGGAATTGAAATACCAAAGGTAGATAGAGCCACAAAGAAGTGATCCCAAAAAGAATCTTTATTGAGCGCTGATAAAACGCCGAAGATTACACCCAAAAAAGTAGAGATCAGCATGGCGGCTAGAGATAACAGAATTGTACCTGGAAGATATTCCAACAATACATCTATTACTCGTTTATTGGTTTGAAAAGACTTACCGAGATAAGGTTTTTTCAATACGACCTGTGAATCATTTACCGAGAATAACTTTTGATAGTCATACTTGTATTCATTTTGAGGCGTGTCTTCATAGACACTAATGAAAGATAAATCATTCAAGTAATTTACAAGCTGAACTGAAACAGGTTTGTCTAAGCCTAACTCTTTTCTCATCTCTTCACGCTCAGACATTGTAGTACTGTAACCTGCCATCATAGAAACAGGATCACCTGGGAGCAATTGAAAAAGTGAAAAAACGACTAGAACTATACCTATTAAGACAAAAAAGCTATGTACAAATCTTTTCGCAAGAAATCTAATCATTCTTCTGACAGTATTTACGCTAAGAAAATTAGCTAATCATGGAATTATACCAAAATTAATTCTTTATACACTGTTTCCTAAAAAATAACGCTCTTTATTACAAATAAAATGGAAGAGTAGACAATTCTACTCTCCCATTTTACGAACATCTACATATTCACCACTATCATATTTGAATAAAGATGAAAAGGCCTTATCAAAAACTTGAGCAGCTTCAGCAGGTTTTGGCATCGTAGGTGTATTTCTAGCAGCTTTCAGTCTTTTTGCACTAGGAAACTTTTCCTCATCCAATTCATCACCACACAAATAATCCTGCATTGCAGTATCTACCAAACCGGGAGCAAAAGAATTGAATTGTACTTCTGGATGTTCGGCAGCATAAAGTTTAATGAGCATATTTAAGCTTGCTTTCGATAAAGAATAGGCAGACCACCCTCGATTTCCATTTACACTTGCTCCCGATGAAATTGCTACCACTTGCTTCAAAGCCCTTTCGCTATTCAAGAGTTCATCAAGAATCAATTTATTTGCCCAAACATTCACATCCATCACATTTCGGATTTCAGAAATGGAAGTATCTACCATATCTTTTATTTCTCCGATAATCCCTGCATTCAAAACGGCCAAATCAATTTGATTAACGTTTTCTAGCAAAGATTTCAATTGAAGTGAAACACCTTCCAAATCATTCAAGTCGATTGATTTGAAATGAAAATTTGAGAAAGAAGTAAACTCATCAGGCTGTCTTCTACTCAATGCATAAACTTCAGCACCTTCTTCTAGGTAATGTTTTGTCAAACCATAACCAATACCCGAACTACAACCTGTGATAAATACAACTCTTTTATTACTCATTCTATTTTTGAAATTATAAATCTTCTAATAATTGATTGAAAGTAAATTCATCTGGAATCAGGACTTGTCTTGCTTTACTTCCTTCGTTTGGTCCCACAATACCTGCAGCTTCCAACTGATCCATGATTCGACCGGCACGGTTATACCCCAGACTCAGTTTACGTTGAATCAAAGATGTACTTCCTTGTTGAGTTAGAATAATCAATCGAGCGGCATCTTCAAAAAGAGCATCTCGTTCTCTCATATCAAGACCTGCTACTCCTCCAGAACTTTTTTGTTCTTCCTCAAACTC
Coding sequences within:
- a CDS encoding ABC transporter permease is translated as MIRFLAKRFVHSFFVLIGIVLVVFSLFQLLPGDPVSMMAGYSTTMSEREEMRKELGLDKPVSVQLVNYLNDLSFISVYEDTPQNEYKYDYQKLFSVNDSQVVLKKPYLGKSFQTNKRVIDVLLEYLPGTILLSLAAMLISTFLGVIFGVLSALNKDSFWDHFFVALSTFGISIPTFVSAIIISITFGYYFGDFTGLSMTGSLYETLPSGKKVMKLQNIILPAITLGIRPLSIITQMTRSSLLEVLNQDYIRTARAKGLGFIKVVFVHALRNALNPVLTTVTGWLASLMAGAFFIEYIFKWKGIGYKTIQAVENMDLPIVMGATIMVGTIFILVNIFVDILYAFLDPRVRIDE
- a CDS encoding BamA/TamA family outer membrane protein is translated as MKRLVNLFFLLLLPLSFLFAQEADTVLTDTTGYEPKSTFFPYASYTPETSVEFGALFLRQFKFANAGEETRPSFYRAWGNYTLNNQMNIGAENNFILPGEEWMFNGFISYKDFPEKFYGFGESQLDSAALMEWKMFYVEQAFMRGLGNGLFVGAQARYFNMWDVGFDDPEVWSEIKALEDYDRILGMGDENTSGKNASLGLGLVMVWDTRNSVLAPSKGFYLELSSYWHSENFGSTQTYGQYKIDGRKYFSFFNGESVLGLHTLMQFTTGDAPFREVGMMGGKLMMRGTYYGQFRDNHMIAFQTEWRQHIYGRWGAVAFAGVGQVAETLGDISASRFETSFGVGLRFNINKKDPANIRVDYGFGPNGGNLYADFGEVF
- a CDS encoding FUSC family protein — encoded protein: MTIAIVVPIILGAILGDISTGVIAGVGAMCLGLSDSPGTFKEKFNGLLVANIFVFAITFIGSFLAPYFISLLLFIVCACFFLSIISVYGNRAAMIGTATMIALTFSFSVERTPLEAFLFASWTLAGGIGYSFISLLFWGVKPYQMIQNELSATYLETGKYIQLKSKLYGHVGATDSLSDSLIKQQLNVSVQQNKVRELLLNRRSALQGTTRLGRSMVILLKRVVDLYEMANVIHYDYEELNNSMPSSLMSKVGGVFNAIGEQMIEMGYHIQRGERWKSTNDQEEVIQELVAEVDELIKLHVEDYPFRHLVALKNILRNFSRLNRKLLRTGKYSNPSVDLKIDQPKELTLSAFTAPTSYSIQKLLNNLSLESAYFRHAIRMSATVSLAFVVVRFLGVQEGYWALLAIVVILKPSFSATKQRVFERALGTIFGGGISFLIFPFISNSFISFTLLFAFTLATFSLLSFNYGLGVLFITPYAILLFSFSKGGDMDIAWIRIVDNLVGASLAWIANYLIFPNWEYKNSKTKLQAVLKANHSYLMEVMKIYTGEDYNENNFKLARKQAYIENANLVDSFQSMLAEPKRYQKDKTHIHSFVIYSQEFAAHTATLAVYRKTIPQQFLFPEFKDLRKEISKILTQAEKNLISTHSRENETSFQIEELEKLSTRNSELINKRIEEIQEGQIETETKYLLTDVMLVENQFQYLIQLSQNFLSNSRKITTD
- a CDS encoding AAA family ATPase, which produces MITNEFNSIKVRTSQLLNEMSVGLYEREEVIALAFLSAIAGESIFMLGPPGVAKSMVARRLKHAFKDGKSFEYLMNRFSTPDEIFGPVSIHKLSKEDKFERLTDHYLPGASVVFLDEIWKAGPSIQNALLTVINEKLYRNGEQEVKVKLQGLLAASNELPARGEGLEALWDRFLLRYYVYGIQEDDHFFDMITSTIPEDIELDQNLQISVEELAHWDALIDEIEVPKEVRKVISVIRKYIKSYNTESQQKANHDDIIYVSDRRWRKIIRLIRTSAFLNGRKEVDLMDCFVMMHCIWNNPVQMDLVARWVGEAIQKYGFSTKFSLDALKNKIDEFQEEVEEETKEAKTLNAYLPELFDERYYRISNFDSSFDRILKEDFEILSGAITTMSLYNASSQSQKYSISKLAADEVEVSINNTYRRFKLKSSQQQRTGFVIRKISQEKVAEFDQEANQILNYLNEVAEQIADYRASEKVVGSLFLNEQTQNLFHDSLNETLRVVLERKLKIEKVKSSYRS
- a CDS encoding SDR family NAD(P)-dependent oxidoreductase; translation: MSNKRVVFITGCSSGIGYGLTKHYLEEGAEVYALSRRQPDEFTSFSNFHFKSIDLNDLEGVSLQLKSLLENVNQIDLAVLNAGIIGEIKDMVDTSISEIRNVMDVNVWANKLILDELLNSERALKQVVAISSGASVNGNRGWSAYSLSKASLNMLIKLYAAEHPEVQFNSFAPGLVDTAMQDYLCGDELDEEKFPSAKRLKAARNTPTMPKPAEAAQVFDKAFSSLFKYDSGEYVDVRKMGE
- a CDS encoding VWA domain-containing protein, with protein sequence MLESKDQDIDQRLEEKLEMFRLFGTLGSRKQRKNLCAYLERVAKGKNITHRQTSNSSDFSWLYDIVHEVLDTPGLQDQLKKHDALRKEVVLDLIKFLEEQIKIKKSASFSSSSSKSQNSNQKKNKVSRMLSSLSKKLTFGKQKNSNKGGKRERMKRLNKKVEKYLKLEKMLDPFTNSYSKLVGKTKGVWRDTGFKVLEHYDELLENEGELQELADLLGRYRKAEQELMDKDLEGVVKEKIQISYSRKEEVVGVHESNELSYVLPIELSLLSEEKTSTIFFQKYAEKKLQTFQLTGKDKLKTEDEKKKKSGEGDENRKGPIIICVDTSASMWGVAEKTAKVLCFGLLKVALRENRKCFLISFSKEIQTLELTQFQHSLQELIEFLKMSFAGGTDTSKAIRKSLDLLAEKPYKSADVLLLTDGDMPQLDPKLSLEIRDRRDKGHFFFQVIFGHETNAKLLPAFDEHIFYHPGKKENLKKIVKDLKNWGKRRKK
- a CDS encoding shikimate kinase — encoded protein: MSKRRIYLVGMPGCGKSTLGKALAEKLNYTFVDLDTEIENVENRTIPQIFETEGEDYFRKVEQKVLHDNLVDNAVIATGGGAPCFFDNMDFIKNNGISIFIDADIEQLAERVLSQKGTRPLLSHAEDLLTVSKSLEEKYNARLPFYTKSDFRLFVKDKSVEKLAEEVHQWLNRDI